The DNA sequence TAAAACACACATGGTGTTTTTGCTTTCTGCTCTGtttcttctctattttctcCAAATTTTGAAACTGGCTAACCAGTAAAAGAAGATGTGTCAATCTACCCTGTAATGGGAACTTCTAGTTCTCTTCCTAATCCATGAAGTCATCTGGTTTTCTGGTGGTCTAagtggtggtttttgtttttctcctcccATCCAGGTACTGCTATGTGGATATTTGTTAGCAATGACTGATGTGGAATCTACATATGCAGACTTTATTGCTTCAGGAAGAACAGGTAGAAGAAATGCATTACATGACATCCTTGTGTCCTCTCCGGGAGGGAACTCTAGTGAACTAGCCTTAAAGTTATCAGAGCTTGATATAAACAAAACAGGTGAGTatgttttgggattttattatatttatttaaaactaaAATGAAAACTAGTACACAAAACATGGTTATGTGCCCACATTATTCCCTTGTTCCTCAgcacaagaaatatttttttctctaatcaACA is a window from the Passer domesticus isolate bPasDom1 chromosome 1, bPasDom1.hap1, whole genome shotgun sequence genome containing:
- the PKIA gene encoding cAMP-dependent protein kinase inhibitor alpha, producing the protein MTDVESTYADFIASGRTGRRNALHDILVSSPGGNSSELALKLSELDINKTEGEGDAQRNPSEQTGEAQGEAAKQES